The genomic stretch GCCTAGGCCAGTATCTTCACAGACCCTTCCTGAGGAGATCAAGGGCATCTCTGGCCTCTGGGGTCTCTGTATGGGGTGGAGTagttcctcctctccccttcccaccccacccaacTCTGCTCCACCCATGCTTCCCCAAGCCTAGGGGGAGCCCCACCCAggttttcagacaaacaaaatcaAGGGGAAAGAGTTAGCAAGAAGGAGGGAGCTCATTACCAGGAATTAAGGAGGAGGCATGCCCTGGGGTAAGACGAGCCGATTGGGCTAGCAGGAGAGTCACTCTTAGGTACAAGCAGAGATGGACTCTGAGGTATACCAGATGTACAGttagaaatacacaaagaaagaTCCAGCCACAAAGAGTCAGGCagtgacagaaacacagaaagggacagagaccTGGTTGGCCAGAGGCACAGACCCACAGAGACATAAGACatactgaaagagaaagacagccaCTCCCAGGAACACTGAGAAATGCAcacttgcatgtgtgcacacactcagAGGCAAGCACACAAGGAAACAGGAACCAAGCTCAGGTTTCAGGGAGGCTAATTTCAATCCAAACAAGTCAAAACTTTGAAGAAACATGGGCTCCTCCAAAGTGAGCTGTGGAGCGGACTGGACTCAGGAAGGACAGAGCTGAGGTGTGGGATCTATCTACCTTCCCACAAGGCACCTCCAAGCACACCCTGTAAAGTGGATTAAGATACTtccctaaagggaaaaaaaataatttaactcaaaaattaaaaaaaaaaaaaaaaaaagatacctaaagaagatgaaaacatttctttttagaaCTTGCTATCAGCCACAGCTACTAATGGGAGGCATAGCCTGGACAtgagtggggaggtgggaagcttccctccagcccctggagggGTCACACGCTGCTGCTTGGTTCATGTCCCTACCAGACCCTGCCCTCATTCACTGCTCCTTGCCTGGCCAGGCCTGAACCTTTCTCAGGAAGTCTGACCCTCCATCCAACACGGTCCCTGGGCTGCCCACTCCTCTGCCCTCTACACCTGTACATGTAACCCTCTTGTGTTTCTCTTCTATCTCTCTCCAAAAGCCTCCTCAAGTCAGGTCACAGCAAGCCATCACCCtgactcctcctccccctcttcagGAAATTCAGAATCCATGGAAGGAATCTGAGGCGGAAGAGAATGTGGAAttcaatgactttaaaaaaaaaaacagccttcaGCACCTCTCCACAACCACCATCCCCTCCTCTCCAGTTCTGCAGGAAAAAATCATAAGGTGACATTTATTGACTATTTACCATCTGCTGGTCACTATGCTAAGTCCTTTTCATGAATTATCTTCTACTACCTCTTCCTCTCAATATCTCCCaattcacaaatgaggaaactgaggttcagggaaagaaaaatgaccaccccaaagtcacacagctagaaagaggCCAAGCTGGGCCTGGAATCCAGGCTTGACTTCTCTTTAACCACTGCACCAAAAgacctccccccagcccctggctgacTGGTCAGAATCAGCTACAGAATTTGAGAGGAAGGGATGACAGAAGGCATTGGGCATGCTGGGGAGGACAGCAGGGTGGGGGCACCAGAGGTAGGACTGGTGTAGCTGGAATGAAACTCTGAAGTCACATTCCCCTCCCAAGTCTGGCTCTTCCTCCCCAGAGGGCCTGGGAAGGGGACACTCCCTCTGGCTCAGGTCTCTCCAACATTCCAGACACACCTCTTGGGAGCTGGGGACAAGGAGGGGTTGGAGACCTGAGATGGACCAGCCTTCtatccccacctccccagagtcctggctgtgtgaccctgcaTTTGCCACCCACCCTCTCTGGGCCATGGTCTCCTCAACTATGAAGTGGCTGGGGAGCACCAGCTCAATCTCTAAAGACCACATTTCTCCTGCCAGACCCAGGGATCCTCTGGCTGCCCTGGGGTTAACTCTGCAGGAGGGCTAGGCTTGGGGCCCGCCTTCCCTTTTATTCCCAGTGAAACTTGAGGAGGATCTGGTGAGGCAGGGAAGTAGAAGGTGAGAAGGGGCACATGATTTCTTGACAGAGCTTCCTGGGCTCAGGTGTGCCAAGTCCATTGCCTCCCTGGGCAGTCAGGACACCAGCATCGGTCCAACCCCAGGCTTACGTACAATGGAGGTGTCTCAGACTGAAGAAGTGAGAAGAGCGGAGGGAGACAGGGATGAATGCAGTCCTGGGTTCAGACAACTAACTGCAGAAGATGGTGGAAGGGTGGGGAAGAGCAGGGGTGACTTTCTAGAGAAGACACTTAGAGAAGACCAGGAGGATTTCAGTGAATGAGCACTTTGGAGCAAGGGTCCAAAGGTAGGAAGGCGCAGAAGTACACAAAGTAGTCTGGGGTGATGCAGCACTGTGAGGGGAACATTATGAGGGCATAGGAAGGGACCGTGGGCCAGGTCCTGGGGAAGCTGAGTGCAGGAGGGAGGGTTTGGGATTGTGTCTGAATTATCGAGCAGAGCCTTGGAAAGAAGCCTTCTTTTAACAGTGGTGCCAGAAAGATCCCTGTGGTCCTGTATAGTCTGGCTGAGGccagcctggaggcagggaggctgctaAGGGGGCTGTGGCCAAGGTCTGGGTGGAGGTAACAGAGCCTAAACAGCTGAGAGCTATAGAGGACTATACAGGTGACTAGTCTGATTGGCCTCCTCCAGCAACAGGGAGCTCACTACTTCTTGAATAGCAATCCTCCCCTTTGGGCAGCTCTGCCTGGGAGAAAGTTCTTTCCTAGGCCAGGTTTAAGCCTGCCTTCCTGGGATGATGTGTGGGTGCAGGGATCAGGAAGAAGATGCCACTCATTGTGTAGGAAGATGGAAGCTTGGGAGAAAGTGTGGGGCCACTGAGTTCAAGCTGAGAAGCTTGGTGAAGAGGTTCACTCACCTGTCTGTGGGACTTACTCTTGCCCCTCAAGCAGGGCCCGAGTACTGCCCCTAGGGTGCCCTGGCCCGGCTGGGCACCCTGGGCATTTGTGGTTGGACACAATGAAGCTCCTTAGCTGGCCCCAGGACAAcagcagagaaaacagagagaaatttGCACAATTGGCAGTTTTAGGcacacattttattgttttatatatatatatatatatatataaaaggcaAAAGAGTACATGTGTTGAGTGGAGAATTAAAGGGGTGAAGACCCTATTTTAAGTAGAGTCTCCCAACCCCCATCCTTAAAACTGTAACATctactatgtatattttttaaaaaaccaaaaaacatgaaACTTATACCTGGACTTCACCCCACCACCACACATGCCTACATTATGACAGAAATACGTTCTCTGCTCCTACTTATGTACAGCCAGAGCTCCACACCTGGGCTGGGGTCTCCTCCTCCCGGTCCTACCTCCATATTCCCACCCTACCTCCCCCAAAGCCTGTAGAAACCCCCTGCTAGAAAAAGggtgcacgcgtgtgcacacacacacacacacacacactcagaaacaCATATCTGGACCCTCCTCCACATGGAGCCCCCAAAACATGCAGACCCCTGGCACTTTCCTCACTCACAGAGGGGACATACCACAGATGGACCTTTCCCTAGGCTCCCCCCACAGCTAGAATCCTTTCCACTTGGTCCCTTGCCCTGATATCTAGgaaaccacacatacacacacacacacacacacacatgctcaaaCACCAGCTGTCTATTCTCACTTTTGGGGAGACAAAGAGATATGTTGGCCCTACTCCCTGTCCCAAAACAGCCTAAAGACAGTGTCCTAAGGTCCTGTTTGGGCAGGGTCCAGTGGGGAATCCTGAAGAAGGCCGTCCCACTGCGGGGGGGAGTAGAGGGAGTTTCTTAGTCCAGGACGGGGACCACCAAGGCTTCCAGGGAGCAGCCCCTGCACAGTCTGTGGCTGCTcaagagagggtggggaggtggcCCCTGCCCACTCAGATCTGCTCCTTGTGCTTCACGTGGGCCAGCTTCACATTCTCCTGCTCAGTGGAGGGTGCAGGCTGTTCCAGGTGGCAGCCGATCATGAGCTGATACACAAAGACTCCCGCAATGGAGCCCAGGAGAGGAGAGACGATGGGCACCCACCACCAGTGTCGGCCAGTCCTAGGGACAGACACATGTGgtcaggggagggtggggcagcaAAGGGGAGGCGGGCTGGGACAGGCTGGGCAGAGGGGGCTGCACTCACGTGAAGACTTCAGAGCCCCAGCCAGCAATGGCGGTGAAAAGGCGAGGGCCGAAGTCCCGGGCGGGATTGACAGCATAGCCAGAGTTGAAACCCATGGAAGTGCCGATAACGAGGACCACCAGGCCCACAGTGAAGGCCTCCAGGCCACGGGGGACAGGATTGTTGTAGGGGTCAACAATGGCCAGCACACACACGATGAGGGATGCTGTGCCAATGAACTGGGGAATGGAGAGGACAGGATGAGGAGCTGCTCCTACCCTACCCTCTGgtccctcctctgtccttggGCTCCTGGAGCCTTAACACTTCCCAAGTTCACTTCTCTCCAGCAGTGGTGCTGGCCCCTGGGGAACTAGCTGAAAATGAAGATTCCTAGGAATCTGCATGTTTTATAAGTACCTGCCACTATGATTCTGGTGTCAGTGTCCCCACACATTGAGACAACCCTGCTATAAACAAGGAGTCCTGTGTCCCAGCCCCCCATGAGATGCTCAGAGCAGCTTGGTCCTCCTCTCTGTGTTCCCCTAATGAGTCCCCAGCCCATACCTGGTCGAAGAATCCATTGACCATGTCCAAGTGTCCAGAGGGGTAGGTAGCAAAGATGCCAGCTGTGCCATTGGGGCCCGAGACTACAAGCTCATTCTTGGCGAAGTCCCAGATTGCATCTGGTGAAAGATTAGACCCAGAGTGGGTGAGGGCAGAGGCTTACCCGGCTCTCCTGTCTCAGGTCGGGCCCACCCTTCTGGGGGATCGCAGGTGAGCAGCACATCACTGCTGTATTACTCAGGAGTCTATGGAAgggtggcaggggcgggggaggggggtgggcagcgaGGATGGTGGATGGCCTGAGACTCTGTTGCCcaacttgtttctttctttcaccttgTGCCCCCAACCTTGGTCCTGTGCAGTGAATGAGTGAGTCATAAGCTCGGGGCCTGGGCAGGCCCCAGCTGTCTGTCATCAAAAGGCCTGGTGCCAGGAGGtcccaggcagagaaagggaggtaGTGGAGGATGGCAGGGTGGGGAATGCTCACCATAATACAGTCCAAAAACAATTCCAGCACCCAAGAAGGCTCCCAGTGTCTGAGCCAAGGCATAGATGGGCAGCTTGATCCAGGGCTCACGTGCCAAGAAACACATGGCAAAGGTCACAGCAGGGTTCAGGTGGGCCCCTGGGAAGAGAGGAGATGGGACCTATTAGTCACTGTAACCTCCCACAGTTGGGGATCCCAGGATCTCTAACCTCCATATTCCCCTTGTTTGGCCTTAGGGGGCAGGGGTGCAGAGAAGGGTTTCTTGTACCGGATGGTGAGTTGGACTATGTAACAGGCCAACACTGATAATCTGATTCCAAAGTGAGGGTCAGAGGTTCAAAGTGTCAAGTTCCTTCTCCACTCTCCACTTCAAAGGGCTCAAAGCTGAGGCCACGGCTATTCCCTGCCCTTGAGAATGGCCCCCACCACCTCATTCCCCAGTTGGGCACCCTGGGGAATGCCCTTGAAGGTAATGACTGAAGGTGGAGCAAGGCCTTACCAGAGACCTGGCCAGCAACAAGGATGCCCAGGGTGACAGCGAAGCCAAAGGCT from Panthera uncia isolate 11264 chromosome D4, Puncia_PCG_1.0, whole genome shotgun sequence encodes the following:
- the AQP3 gene encoding aquaporin-3 — its product is MGRQKELVSRCGEMLHIRYRLLRQALAECLGTLILVMFGCGSVAQVVLSRGTHGGFLTINLAFGFAVTLGILVAGQVSGAHLNPAVTFAMCFLAREPWIKLPIYALAQTLGAFLGAGIVFGLYYDAIWDFAKNELVVSGPNGTAGIFATYPSGHLDMVNGFFDQFIGTASLIVCVLAIVDPYNNPVPRGLEAFTVGLVVLVIGTSMGFNSGYAVNPARDFGPRLFTAIAGWGSEVFTTGRHWWWVPIVSPLLGSIAGVFVYQLMIGCHLEQPAPSTEQENVKLAHVKHKEQI